From Thermodesulfobacteriota bacterium:
GGGCTCACCGAGGAGTCTCCGGAAGCGTACAAAGATGTTAATGAGGTTGTAGATGTTATAGCCGAGGCGGGCATTGCAAAGAAGGTTGCCCGTCTGAAACCCATTGCCGTAGTTAAAGGATAAAACGTGAAAAATAGGGACACTCATTTTAGTGATCATACATTATTACTTAATCCGTTCATCATTTAGTTGAATAATAACGGTCGGGTAAGTATCATGCCAGTTATAAATAGTGTCAGTCCCTATTTTCCTGAATTTCGTGATTAACGTCTGAAGTTAGTTTTAATTTACCATACCCGATCGATCCGGGTACACGGGTCTTTCGGGCGTTTGAAGATGGTTCTTTTCCAGCAAATCCACAACAACTTCAATTGCTTTGTTTAGTTGCCGGTCGTTACCCGCAGCCACTTCTTGGGGAGAGTTCTCAACTTCATAGTCGGGTTTCACACCGAATCCCTCTACTTCCCATTTGCCCTCTGAATTCCAAAAAGCGTAGCTCGGCGCTGTTACGAATCCTCCATCTAATAGGTTTGGGCTGGCGCCAATTCCGATGAGGCCTCCAAGGGTTCTAGTTCCAACAAGCTTTCCTAACTTAGCCTTCCGGAAATAGTAGGGAAAGGCGTCACCGCCCGATCCTGACCAACCATTTATTATCATCACCTTAGGGCCATTGTGCGATATGGTAGGAGTCTGTAAATCTCTTTGATCGCGCCTTGCCCAGAAGTTTAAAATCGGACGATTAAGTAATTCGATAAATCGATCTGGTATTTGACCTCCGCTGTTGAATCTCTCGTCTATTACTAGACCGTCTTTAAATCTCTGTGGCGTAAATTGTCGTACTAATTCATTTTGACCATTTCTTCCCGTATCTGGGACATACACATAACCCACACGACCTTTAGTCTTGTCTTCTACCGTTTTTCGGTTGTTCTCAACCCAGGAGAGATAGCGCAGTTGTTGATCATCCTCTTTAGATAATGGTTTGATCAGAATCTCTCTTGAGCCTTTTACTATTGGGGAAGAGTTGATTGAGAGTGTCACAATTTGGTTTGCAAGACCTTGAAAGGCGTACCAAGGGTCCATTAAAGTGTCCAGTGGCTTACCGTTAACTGCGAGCAAGTATTGTCCTTCGTTGACATTTACTCCGGGATCGACCAGGGGAGAGCGTACGCCAGCATCCCAGGCCACTCCTCTATATATCTTTTTTATCCTATAGGCCTTGTTTTGCTTATCCAATTCAAAGTCGCATCCTAAAAGGCCAACCGAAATTTCCTCTGGTTGATCGATATCACCGCCGCCTACATACGTGTGTGAACTGTTCAGTTCTGAAATCATCTCTCCTATAACATAATTCAGGTCTTCTCTATCTACGAGGTAGGGTAAAAGTGCTTCATAACGGTTTTTAATTTTTTGCCAATCGACGCCGTGCATGTTTGGATCATAGAAAAAGTCGCGTTCAATTCGCCACGACTCATTAAAGATCTGTTTCCACTCCTCCAGTGGATCGATCCATACCTTCATCTGATCGGTAGGAATTGTATCATCACCGACCTTTTTGCCCTCTGCGAGATCGATAATGCCGTAGGTGGAGTTACTCTTGTATATTAACTTTTTGCCATTCGCGGAAGCTACGAAAGTATCGACGTTTTGTATTATAGTTTTTTCTTTTCCATCGGTTATGTCGTAATACTGAATTTTGCCCTCTGGACTCTCTGGTTTTGAAGAACCGGCGGCTGGGTATCTAACATAGACCACTTTGCCTTCAATAGCAGCGAGTCGACCGAAATTACCAGCCTCAACCGGTAGCTTGACGACGCGTCTTTCAAATCCGTCAACGTCTATATCACCGTTTCTAGTTTTATCTTCATCCACGGTCTTATTTTTATTTTCACCTGACTCCTCTTCATCACTTTGAAGGGCCAGCGGTGATTTTATATCTTTTTTAAGAGTAGCAGCATAAATTTCCGTAGAGTTAGGATAGATCCATGTATCATCAATGTCACTGTAAACTGGCTTAAAGCTCCTATTTGAATAAAAGAAAAGATACTTGCTGCTGGGATCGAACACTGGCGACATATCATCGTAATAATCACTTGTGACCCGGTGTTTCTTATTCTGCTTTACATCGTAGACCATGATAGATCCTTGACCATTAGACATCTTTTTCGAATATGCGAGCCATCTGCTATCTGGTGACCAAGAATAAGAGCTAACAAGGTCCCATTCGTCTTTATCGATTACTTTAAGTTTGTTGTTTTCAAGGTTAAGAAGATACAAATTTCCAATCGTATCGTTGAAAGCGATAAGTTTACTGTCCGGAGACCAAACCGGGGATTTTGGGAAGCCTTTTTTAATATTTGATATTTGTTTTTCCTTTCCGCTACCGTCGCTTGGACGAATATATAATTCGTATTCTCCAGAGCGGTCTGAGAAATAGGCTACAAACTTCCCATCAGGTGACCAGGCGGGGTACCTTTCGGCTATGCCAGAAGAATTGGTCAGGTTCCTTATGCTACCTTGCTTTGCTGGAACTGTTAAGACTTCGCCCCTGGCCTCAAAAACCGCTCTCTTTCCGTTAGGAGATAGATCGAACGTTGCGATAGAATTCGATACATCTT
This genomic window contains:
- a CDS encoding RtcB family protein, whose amino-acid sequence is GLTEESPEAYKDVNEVVDVIAEAGIAKKVARLKPIAVVKG
- a CDS encoding PDZ domain-containing protein; the encoded protein is MNKLVLLMGLLLFFISSATYSQTIENHQPDALMLRFPDVSADNVVFVYAGDLWTVPIEGGIARKLTSAKGHELFPKFSPDGKTIAFSGNYDGNIDAYVIPTGGGIPKRLTHHPEDDVVVDWYPDGKNILFRSKMMSPLSRFNRFFRESIDGGLPEPLPLAYGELASFSPDGNRMAFQFISAESQTWKRYRGGMASDIWLYNLTNNTSEKITEFQGTDGIPMWHNNTIYFLSDRDPQKKLNIWAYSIKTKEIRQVTNFDEYDVKWPSLGPDSIIFENGGKLFLLNLKDETTNRVSVEIPSDLPDIRPKLKDVSNSIATFDLSPNGKRAVFEARGEVLTVPAKQGSIRNLTNSSGIAERYPAWSPDGKFVAYFSDRSGEYELYIRPSDGSGKEKQISNIKKGFPKSPVWSPDSKLIAFNDTIGNLYLLNLENNKLKVIDKDEWDLVSSYSWSPDSRWLAYSKKMSNGQGSIMVYDVKQNKKHRVTSDYYDDMSPVFDPSSKYLFFYSNRSFKPVYSDIDDTWIYPNSTEIYAATLKKDIKSPLALQSDEEESGENKNKTVDEDKTRNGDIDVDGFERRVVKLPVEAGNFGRLAAIEGKVVYVRYPAAGSSKPESPEGKIQYYDITDGKEKTIIQNVDTFVASANGKKLIYKSNSTYGIIDLAEGKKVGDDTIPTDQMKVWIDPLEEWKQIFNESWRIERDFFYDPNMHGVDWQKIKNRYEALLPYLVDREDLNYVIGEMISELNSSHTYVGGGDIDQPEEISVGLLGCDFELDKQNKAYRIKKIYRGVAWDAGVRSPLVDPGVNVNEGQYLLAVNGKPLDTLMDPWYAFQGLANQIVTLSINSSPIVKGSREILIKPLSKEDDQQLRYLSWVENNRKTVEDKTKGRVGYVYVPDTGRNGQNELVRQFTPQRFKDGLVIDERFNSGGQIPDRFIELLNRPILNFWARRDQRDLQTPTISHNGPKVMIINGWSGSGGDAFPYYFRKAKLGKLVGTRTLGGLIGIGASPNLLDGGFVTAPSYAFWNSEGKWEVEGFGVKPDYEVENSPQEVAAGNDRQLNKAIEVVVDLLEKNHLQTPERPVYPDRSGMVN